The genome window CCTTCAAAGGGATTGCACTGGGTCAGCAATTCGTAGAGGATGGCCCCCAGCGAGAAAATATCGGCCCGGTTGTCGACTTTTTTCCCCGAGATCTGCTCCGGAGACATGTAGCGCGGCGTGCCCATGAGCATCCCGGTCTGGGTCATGGTGGAAGCGGTGGTGCGGGCAATGCCGAAATCGACGATCGTCACCTTGTGGTTGGCGTCGACCAGGATATTGGCCGGCTTGATGTCGCGATGCACGATGCCCTTTTTGTGGGCATAGTCCAGGGCGGCGGCGATCTGGCTGAACAACTGCACGATCTCGTCCAGGGAGAATTTCTTGTTCTGCTTCAGCAGGTCTTCCAGGCTGCGGCCGTCGACATATTCCATGGCGATATAGATCAGCCCCTCATCCTCGCCGACATCGTAGATGGTGACGATATTGGGGTGGGACAGGTTGCCCACCGACTGGGCTTCGCGCAGGAAACGCTTCAGCGCCTCCTCCTTGCCGGCGGTCCCCTGCAGGATGTCCAGGCGGATGGTCTTGATGGCCACGGTGCGGCCGATGAACGGGTCCTGGGCGCGGTACAGCACGCCCATACCGCCCCTGGCGATTTCACCGCTGATCGTATACTTGCCTATCTTCTTCATGTTCGTCATGCGGATAAATTCTAATGCAAGTGGCTATGAAAAGCAAACATTACCAACACTAGATAGGTTTCGCAGTGCCCGAAGGGCAACGAAACCTATAGTGTTGGTATATTTCAAATCATCCCGAACCGTCAGGTGAGGGATAGATTTGTATATCCCCTTCGGGGATAGTCAAACTAGTTGGTTTCAGAGGCTGCCAGGGCTTTCTGAAACCAAAGTTTGACTAAAGCTGCTTGAAGCGCAGGGCGGTTTTACCCATTTCGATCGACTCGCCGCCTTTCAGGAAAACGGGCTGGCTGGCGATGATGCCGTTCACCTTGGTCGGGTTCTTGGCGCTTTCGTTGACGATGAAATACCGCCCGGTGATCGGATCGAAGTTCAGCGCGGCCTGCTCCTTGGAAACGGTGTTGTCGGTCAGGATGATGTCGTTGAGCCGCGTGCCGGGACGGCCGATGAGGCTGACATTTTTTTTGATGTTGAAAACCAGGCCTTTGTCGTTCCCCTGTTCCACCAGCAATTCGGCGTTGGGGTTCAGCAGCAGCTGGGTCTCCCCGCCCTGGGGCACCGGCGGAGGAACGGTGATTGTCGGTTGGATCCCTTCATTCTTGCGGTTTTCAGGACGGGCTTCCGGCTTTGACCCGGCATCGGACTTGGATGGCGCCGGGGCCATTTTTTTGGGCTTGAGCAGCAGGAAGACGAAGATGACAATCAGGATCACCAGTGCGGCTCCAAGGCCAATGAGCAGATTGCGAGTGGCGGCGGAAAATTCAGAGGCATCCGTCCTTTCGGATTCCTTGATGACCGGCACGTTGGCCCGGTCGGTGACCGGCAGCAGCAGCCCGGTGACGCGGAAGGCCCGGCCGACGGGCGGCAGGTCCTTGGTGCGGACGGTGATCGTGTTGGGGCAGCTGTCGTCAAGGAGCGTGTAGGTGCCGCGGGTAGTGCCGACCGGGTCGGCGCTGACGTTCTGCACCTCGCCGACCACGGTAACCTGCATATTCCAATAGCGGGCGGGATTGATCAGGATATCATTGATCAAATCTTCCTTGGCCTGGGCGCCGCTGCTCAGGGCCAGGGCCATGAATAACAAGCCGATGCCGGCGTGAAAGATGCTTTTCTTCATTTTTCCTCCTCGGGCAGAGTGAAAAAATTATAGCAAAGAAGTTTTTTTATGCAATCTGCAAAAAAAACCACTCCTATTGATTTTGTGAAAAAATTGTCTTATATATACCTTGAAAAGCCATCCCGGGCAGGGAGCCGCTCATGAAAAACACCATTGACCCGCTATTGATTTACGATGTCTTCAACCGCTTCGGGTTTCCGATCATGCGCATCGATCAGTTTGACCGCGGCAATTTCGCCAAGATCAGGGCCGAGCTAAAATACGAGCGGTTGAGCGTCGACTGCTTATTGGAGATCACCACCCGGCTCAAATCGATGGAAAAAACTGAAAACATGGAGATCCAGGTCATCAATATCGACATGATCCATAAAACCATCCGCTTGAATATCATGACCAAGGAGGACGAAAACACCGTCCAGCTGCCCTAGGCCGGGAAAAATATCGCGGGCGGCAAGAGCGGAACTTGCCCATGAAAGCGAAACAGGAAACGAGCGCCCCCTTGGCGGCGAACGGCCGGATGCTGATGCGCTTGCTTGAAGAGGTGGACGAGGGCGTCTACTTCACCGACCCACAGCGGCGGATCACCTTCTGGAACAAGGCGGCCGAACGGATCAGCGGCTACTCGCGCCGCGAGGTCGTGGGCACCCCATGCTCGGCCAATCTTCTGATCCACGTCGACCGCCGCGGCCGCGAACTCTGCTGCGGCGCCTGCCCGCTGGCCAACACCATGCGGGATCGCAAGCACCGCCGGGCCGATATCTTTCTGCATCACCGCGACGGGCACCGCGTCCCGGTGCATGTGCGCGTATTCCCGCTGCTGGGCGATAACGGCGAGGTGACCGGGGGAGCCGAGTTGTTCTCGGACCTGTCCGAAAAACCGGTGCTGGAGGCTCGCCTGCAGCAACTGGAAAAGATGGTCATGATCGACCGTCTGACCGGAGTGGCCAATCGCCGCTCCAGCGAGTCGTTCCTGCAAGCCCGGCTGGAGGAGTTCAGGAGGTTCCGCTGGCCGCTGGGGGTCATCTTCTTCGATATCGACGACTTCAAGAAGCTGAACGACCGCCATTCCCACCGCGTCGGCGACATCGCCTTGCGCATGGTGGCCCGCACGCTGCAGCACAACATCCGCAGCGTCGACCAGGTCGGACGCTGGGGCGGCGAGGAATTCCTCGTCACCGTGCGCAACACCGACCGCGGTAATCTGCGCCTGATCGCCGAGAAGCTACGGATGCTGGTCGGGAAATCGGTCTCCTGGGAAAACGGAAATCCCGTTTCGCTCACCCTGTCGGGCGGGGCAACGCTGGCCCGCGCCGGCGATACCGCCGTCACCCTGGTCGAACGCGCCGACCTGCTGATGTACCAGAGCAAGAAAAGCGGCAAGAATACGATCAGTTTCAGATGATATTTCCGCCGCGCCCGGGCCGGCTCCCAGCCGGCACGTGCTCAGGTCAGGCGTCCAGGACCTCGCGCACCTTCTCGAGCAATTTGGCTGGATGCAAAGGCTTTAAAAGCAAGTGCACGCCCGGGTCCGCGATGCCTTTGCTGGCGATAATGTCATTGGTATATCCGCTGATGAACAAAGTCCTGACGTCCGGTTTCATTTTTAAAATTCCGGCCCTGGTTTCCTGGCCGTTGATCTTGGGCATGATCAAGTCGCAGACAAGCAGATCGATCCGGTCGCGCTGCGCTGCAAATATGGCCAAGGCCTCGATCCCGTCCGCGGCTTCCAGTACCGTGTAGCCGAATTCCTCAAGCACCGAGCGGGTGGCATGGCGGACGGCCGCATCGTCTTCGACCAGCAGGATGGTTTCATCGCCGCGGGGAATTTTTTGTTTCTTTTTGCGCTTGCTCGTGCGAACGGCCAGCGGGTTCAGGGGCAGGTAAAGATGAAAAGCGGTGCTCCGCTCCGCTTCGCTTTCAATCCTGATGAAGCCGCGATGGTTCTTGATGATGCCGTAGACGATGGCCAGCCCCAACCCGGTCCCCTTGCCGACTTCCTTGGTCGTGAAGAAGGGTTCGAACAGATGGCTCCGGATCTCGCTGTTCATTCCGGTCCCGGTGTCGGATACCGAGATCACCGCATAGGCGCCCATGGGAATCTCTCCGCGCTCATCGTGCACGACCGCGGAGCGGGTGGCGATGGTCAGCCGGCCGCCGTTGGGCATGGCATCCCGAGAATTGGTCGCCAGGTTCATCAGCACCTGCTCGATCTGGCGGATGTCGGCGTCGACCACCAGGGTTTCGCCGGCCAGCTCGAGCCTGAAATCGATGTCTTCGCCGATCAGGCGCGTCAGCACCTTGTGAAATCCGGAAATCGCTTCATTGACATCGACCGGTTGCAGCTCGATTGCCTGCTTGCGGCTAAAGGCCAGCAGGCTGTGGGTCAGGCTGGCGGCCCGTTCGGTCGAAGCCAGGATGCGCTCCAGGTAATCCGTCACCTTCTTGTCCAGGCCGGGCAGCATTTGCAGCAGCGACGCATAACCGACGATGGAGGAAAGGATGTTGTTGAAATCATGGGCGACGCCGCCGGCCAGAATGCCGACCGCTTCCATTTTTTGCGCCTGGCGCAACTGTTCTTCCAGCAGGTTGTGTGCGGTGATATCGCGGACGATCGCCAGCAAATAAAAACCGGAACCCAATTCGAAGCGGTTCAGGCTGACTTCGGCCATGAACGGGGTATCATCGGCCTTGCAATGCTGCCATTCGAAGGTTTGCGGAGTTCCCGAATAGGCGGCGGTGATCTTTTCCAGGGCTTTCTCCCGCGAATTCCTGCCGTCGGGTTGCAAAGGAGGGGAAAACTTGTCCGGAGAAACCCCGATGATCTGCTCGCGCCGGCAGCCGAACATCTCCATGGTTTTGGAATTGCAGTCAAAAAAGAGGTTGTCTTTCATGACGAAGATGGAATCGCTGGCGCTCTCGAAGAGCGTGCGGTAACGGTACTCGCTCTCCTT of Candidatus Aminicenantes bacterium contains these proteins:
- a CDS encoding FHA domain-containing protein, giving the protein MKKSIFHAGIGLLFMALALSSGAQAKEDLINDILINPARYWNMQVTVVGEVQNVSADPVGTTRGTYTLLDDSCPNTITVRTKDLPPVGRAFRVTGLLLPVTDRANVPVIKESERTDASEFSAATRNLLIGLGAALVILIVIFVFLLLKPKKMAPAPSKSDAGSKPEARPENRKNEGIQPTITVPPPVPQGGETQLLLNPNAELLVEQGNDKGLVFNIKKNVSLIGRPGTRLNDIILTDNTVSKEQAALNFDPITGRYFIVNESAKNPTKVNGIIASQPVFLKGGESIEMGKTALRFKQL
- a CDS encoding sensor domain-containing diguanylate cyclase gives rise to the protein MKAKQETSAPLAANGRMLMRLLEEVDEGVYFTDPQRRITFWNKAAERISGYSRREVVGTPCSANLLIHVDRRGRELCCGACPLANTMRDRKHRRADIFLHHRDGHRVPVHVRVFPLLGDNGEVTGGAELFSDLSEKPVLEARLQQLEKMVMIDRLTGVANRRSSESFLQARLEEFRRFRWPLGVIFFDIDDFKKLNDRHSHRVGDIALRMVARTLQHNIRSVDQVGRWGGEEFLVTVRNTDRGNLRLIAEKLRMLVGKSVSWENGNPVSLTLSGGATLARAGDTAVTLVERADLLMYQSKKSGKNTISFR